The Caloranaerobacter sp. TR13 genomic interval TTTTAGCCCACCTTCCGTTTCCATCCATTATTATCGCAATATGTCTTGGTAATTTACTTCTATTTATTAAACTTTTAAGTTTTTCTTTTTTCAAAACTTCTTCACTCGTATTCCCAAACATCTAATAACCTCCATTTTCAGTCATTAAAAACCCCTTCTCTATAAAGAAGGGGACTAAAAAAATCCTACTTTTAAAACTAAACAATCATTTTCTTCTAACACTTTTACTATCCTTATATCTTCAAGATTTACATTTAATCTTTTATTCAGCCCATATGTATTTCTTATTTCTATTTTTTTATCCAATTCTATGAATTTAATTGCATCTATTAAGTTATACCCCAATAAATTGCTATACTTCAACTTATAACTATACCTCCAACAATTCTTTTTCTTTCTTTTCAAATAATTTATTAATTTCTTCAATATACCTATCAGTTAGTTTTTGAACTTCTTCTTCAGCTTTTCTTAAATCATCTTGAGTTAATTCTCCGGTTTTTTCCATCTTTTTCAAATGATCATTTGCATCTCTTCTCTCATTCCTTATTGCTACCTTTGCATTTTCTGTAAGTTTTTTCAAATGTTTTATTAATTCTTTTCTTCTTTCTTCTGTAAGTTGTGGTATGTTTAGTCTTATAACTTTATTATCAATTGATGGATTTAATCCTAAATCGGATTTAATAATAGCCTTTTCAATAGCTGGAACTGCATTTGCATCCCAAGCTTGAATAACTAATAGTCTAGGTTCTGGAGCTGATATATTAGCTATTTGCTTAAGAGGCGTAGATGTACCATAATAGTCAACCATAATCCTATCTAACAAAGCTGGATTAGCTCGACCAGCTTTAATACCCACAAGTTCTTCTTTATAAACTTTTAAAGTTTTTTTCATCTTTTCTTCTGTCGTTTTATGAACTTCTAAATACATATTTAAACCTCCTTTACTTGAGTACCTATTTTTTCACCCATAACTACTTTAACAATGTTTTCCGGTTGCTCAATACCAAAAACTATAATTGGTATTTGGTTATCCATACATAATGATGCTGCTGTTGAATCCATAACTCCTAATCCTAAGTTTAAGATATCTTTATAATCAATTACTTCAAACTTCTTTGCATCTGGATTCAACAATGGATCTGAATCATATACGCCATCAACACCTTTTTTAGCCAATAAAATTACATCTGCTTCGATTTCCGCTGCCCTTAGAGCTGCTGTAGTATCTGTTGAAAAATATGGATTTCCTGTACCCGCTGCAAAAATCACTACTCTACCTTTTTCCAAATGCCTCACTGCTTTTCGCCTTATGTAAGGCTCAGCTATTTGTCGCATCTCAATTGCTGTTTGAACTCTAGTATATACCCCTAAGCTTTCTAGTGCATCTTGCATAGCCAAAGCATTTATTACAGTTGCTAACATACCCATATAGTCAGCAGTCGTCCTGTCCATTCCTACACCACTTTTTTTGCCTCTCCAAAAATTACCTCCACCTACTACTATAGAAGTTTCTACATCAAGCTCATTTAAAATCTTAATTTGCTTTGCTATATTCATTATTGTAGCTTTATCAATACCGAAGCCCTTATCACCAGCCAAAGCTTCACCACTTAACTTAAGTATAATTCTTTTATATTTAACTTCTTTCATTTGAACACTCCTATATATTTTATTCTATATTATTCTATATAATCCTTCAAATTCAAAAAAATATACAAAAATATTATTAGAAACATTAGTACTCAAATGGAGAACACTAAGTGTTCTCCATAAAAATTACATCTTAATTTGTTTAGCTACTTCTTCTGCAAAATTCTCTTGTTTCTTTTCAATTCCTTCTCCTACTTCATATCTAACAAATCTTCTTATTTTTATATTTTCTCCTATTTTTGCTATCTTCTCTGTTACTAAATCCTTAATTGTTACATCTGGGTCTTTTATAAAAGGTTGTTCTAATAAACATACTTCCTTATAGAATTTTTCTAAACGTCCTTCTACCATTTTTTCAACAATGTGTTCAGGTTTACCTTCATTTAAAGCTTGTTGCTTTAAAATTTCTTTTTCTTTTTCAATTACCTCTGTCGGAACTTCTTCTCTTGATACATATTTAGGATTTTGTGCAGCAATTTGCATAGCTATATCACGTACAAATTGTCTAAATTCTTCATTCTTTGCAACAAAATCAGTCTCACTATTTACTTCTACAAGTACACCTATTCTTCCACCATGTATGTAAGAATCCACAATTCCTTCAGCAGCTACTCTTCCTGCTTTTTTAGCTGCTTTTGATAAACCTTTTTTTCTTAATATCTCAACTGCTTTTTCTAAATCGCCATTTGCCTCAACTAAAGCTTTTTTACAATCTAACATACCTGCTCCTGTTCTTTCTCTTAACTCTTTTACCATAGAAGCTGTTACAGCCATTTTATCCCCTCCTAATTATTAATAATTAAAAAGGTAAGAGCAGTAAGGGATAAGCTCCCTTCCAACCCTTACCTTACATTTACTCGTTATCTTGTTCTCCTTGCTTTCCTTCTAGTACAGCATTTGCTATTGTTTGTGTTAGTAACTTAACTGCTCTAATCGCATCATCGTTACCAGGAATCACGTAATCCACTTCATCTGGATCACAATTAGTATCTACAATAGCTACAACTGGTATACCAAGAGTTCTAGCTTCTTTAACTGCTATCTTTTCTTTTCTTGGATCTACCACAAATAATACATCTGGAAGGCCTTTCATATTCTTAATTCCACCTAAAAATTTCTCTAATCTTTCAGCTTCATGTCTTAATTTAATTACCTCTTTCTTAGGTAATACATCAAAAGTACCTTCCTCTTCCATTCTCTTTAACTCATGTAATCTGTCCACTCTCTTTTTAATTGTCTTATAGTTAGTAAGCATACCACCTAACCATCTTTGATTTACGTAATGCATACCACATCTACTTGCTTCTTGCTTAATAGATTCTTGTGCTTGTTTTTTAGTACCAACAAAAAGTACTTGACCCCCATTTTCAACAATTTCTTTTATAAACTTGTATGCTTCTTCAATTTTCCCAACTGTTTTCTGAAGGTCAATAATGTAAATACCATTTCTTTCAGTAAAAATGTACTCTGCCATTTTTGGATTCCATCTTCTAGTTTGATGTCCAAAATGAACACCTGCTTCTAGAAGTTGCTTCATTGTAATTACTGCCATATCAATACACCTCCATTGTTTTATTCCTCCACCTGAATCATATCCCAAGAAGACCCAATAGGGCACATTTCAAGGAATCATCAAGTGTGTGTAATTTCACTTTTAGTAGTATATCATACCTTTTTAAATTTGACAATATTTTTCTTGAAGATATATAACTAATTTAAAAAAATTCAAATTTATTTATTTAATTTTTTTAATTTTAATATCATATCAACTTCTCTTATACTTCTATTTAACTTTTTTGCAATTTCAATGTTTCTAAATCCATCATATTTTAGTTTTTGAACTTCATTTACTAAATCTATGTCTTCCCAATTCTTGAAATCATTATTTTTAATTACTTCGTTTGACAAATTATTATCGGTTAAAACTTTATCAACAACCTGTATTTTACCTATATTTTCAAGTTTTATGTAATCATGAATTTCTTTTATTTTTTCTTCTAAATCAAATATCATCTGTTCAAATTCATCAATTTTTTGCTCAAAATACTTAGTATAATCTAAAATTTCAGAATTCCTATATTCAACTTCATTAAAATATTCAAATTTTTTTTCATTTTTTATCCAAACAATCAAAGACAATATAATTAACACAATACCTAAACATATTAGTAATATTGAAGTCATATTACAACCCCTTATCAAATTCTAACATCAAATCTACTACCTAAATAATTCTTTTTAATGTCATTATCTTTATTATCTTCATTTTTTCTTTTTTTACTTTTATTATTAAAATCTTGATTTTTTTTATTTCTATCATTATCCATTTTTGATTTGTAAGTTTCTTTAGATTTATTAATAGTTTTTTGTTCTTTCTCTATATTCTTCTTATTTTCAAGTATTTCATTATATAAATTAGTAAATGCTTTATTATTTTCAGACTGCTGAATCTTAGAGAGCATCTGCGTTTTTGAAATTGCTAACCTTAAATCAGCAGTATTAATTTTCATAAATATCCTCCTAATTATTTTTCAAACGAAGTAATTCTTATTTCTCCATCAACATTCATAAAGGTACATGGTCCAAGTCTCTCTCTTACAAACATAACACTGTTACCAATCGCAATCTTAACACCTGGGAATATTTCTTTTTCTACTTTAACTTTACCATTAGTCTGTAATTTAATTTTTTCTTCAATATTAATCAACTGTTCTTTTAAAGTTTCTAATTCATTAGTCAAAACTTGTCTGCTATCTATTATTTTTACAAGTAATTCCTTTTTTTCATCAGGTAAACTATTGTTTTTCACTAATCTAGTAAATACTTTTATCGTTTTATCAACCTTTTCTATATTTAACCTTATTTCATTTATTCTATTTTTTAATTCTGTATGTTTTTGTTTTAATTCTGGATCTATTCCTACCTCTAATACCGTTATAGTTCCCATCTGAGAACCTATCGTTTTTGCTCTAATTTCATTCTTTGCTTTACAAACTCCACCAACAATTAAACCTTTTTTACCATTTACTTCTATATTATTGCCAGAAATTACTTTACTATGCATTATTGCTTCTGCATGTATATCTAAATTAGCATAGATATTACTATTTTCAATAAATTTGGTATAAATATTACCCTTAGATATTAGTTTCCCTTTATGATAGCCTTGTATACCTCTTTTAACTATGATATTACCATTGCTTTCAACAATAGCTCCTTCAACTACTCCATTTATCTCAATATCACTCATTGCCTTAACACAAAATCCTGTAATAACATTTCCTTTTATCTTTACCGTACCGTTAAAATAAATATTACCCGTTGCATTATCTACATTTCCAATAATTTCATATACTTCATAAACAACAATTTTTTCATCTTGGTATATAACTTGTCCATCTTTCAATGCGTAAGCTGAGTTTCCATCATCAGATAAAACTACATTTTTACCTGCTTTCAAAATTTTTTCTTTGCCTTTAATAGAAGGTATGATTTCACCAGTTACTGCAACACCATTTTCACCAGTTGTAGCAGGAATTCTTTCTGCTAACAACTGACCTTTTTTAACATTATTTATTATATTTAAATTTCTATAATCCACACTGCCATCTTTTAAAATCTTTGGTTTATGTTTATTTTCAATATTAAAATGCCATACGATATAACCATCTTTCCCTTGCACTGGCTTTTTACCTTTAGCAATGCAAATTTTTTTGTTATAAACTTTATTTTCAAAAATTTCTCTTAGTTTTTCATAATTCAGCCCATATTTTATTATTTCTTTTACTTTATTTACAAATTCATCAAACTCAATATTTTTACCTCCATCAGGTGGTAACAAAGTTACATAACCATACATTTTATCTTTCGAAATATCAATTAAAACTTCTTCATTAATCAATATTTCTTCTTGTTTTGGTGCAAATCGAACAAATCCACTTTTTGATCCATTTATTACATCAACAATTATATCTAAATCATATTCTTTTATCTGCTTTCTATTAATCCTTTCTAAAACATCAGATAAACTAATTGCATTTCTTGCCATATTATTTATGCAAATGTAAACACCATCTTCTAAAAACTTAAATTCAAAATCCTTATCAGTTCTAAAAACCATTTACTCACCACCTGATCAACTTAATATTCCTATATGTTTTAACTTACTTTTGATTGAAGTCAGAGCTTTGCTATGCAATTGTGAAATCCGTGATTGAGAAACACCTAAGATCTCACTTATCTCTTTATAAGTTAGTTCATCATAGTAATAAAGTGATATAACTAATTTTTCTTTTTCTGGCAATTTATCAATAGTTTCTCTAATTATAGATTTTATTTCTTTTTTTTCAAATTGTCCTTCTGGAGTATCATAGCTATCTCTAAATACTATATCATTTCCTGAAGCAAAAATATCTTCTAGTGAAACAATATTATAGATCGAAATTTCTTTAAACAATTCTTCCACTTCTTTTTGATCAATATTTAACTTCTTAGCAACATCTTTATATGTAACTGTTCTTCCTAAATTATTCTCTAATTCTCTAACAACTTCTTCTAGTGCTTTAGCTTTTTTTCTTAAAGATCTAGGAATCCAATCTAATTTTCTTAAATTATCTATTATTGCACCTCTTATTCTAATCTGTGCATATGTCTCAAATTTTAATCCCCTATTAATGTCAAACTTCTCTATAGCATCTATTAAACCGAATACTCCGTAACTCAATAAATCATCAAACTCTATATTACCGTTATAATAATTGTATAGCCTTCCAGCCACAATTTTAACTAAATACACGTATTCTTCAATCAATTTTTGTTTAAATTCAATATTATTGGTAGATTTGTACCTATCCCAAATTTCTTCAATGGTCATATTAAAATCCTCCTGTAAACAGGTTGCTATAATTGTGTTATGTCAACTGTGGTCAAGGCTGCTATTAAATATATTTACATCCTCTACCAATTGTTCTTACCATTAAAGTACCATCCTCACAGTTTAATTCAATAGTTCTACCATAATTTCCTCCTGTATCCTCAGCTACTATTGGAATACCATATTCTTTTAATTTCTTTTTTGATGCTATCACATTTCTGTCACCTATTCTTAGCATCTCATTTTGAGTACTGAATTTAAACATCTGTGAACCGCCAGCTAACTTAGCTACAATATTATTTTTATTCGCTCCAATTTTTATCATTTTATCAATTAATATTTCAATCGCAGTATCTGCAAACTTTGCCTTATTCGAATTATTTTTTATATCTAGACTAGACGGTAACATTATATGAGCTAAACCGCCAATTTTATTTATTCTATCATATAGAGCAATACCTACACATGAACCTAACCCTAAAGTTGTGATTATGCAAGGTGATTTAGAAACTGCTAAATCTGCCATGCCTACTTTTACTACTTTCATATTTCAACTACTCCTAATTTTTTTAGCATTGTTTCAAAAGAATCTAATTCTGGTATTAAAAATAAATTTCCAGTTACCAAGTTATTACCTTCTTTAAATTGAGTTTCGATAAATAAAACTTTATCACTGATATATCCAAACTGTATAGCAGGTACACTTAGAATAGCTCCGGCCATATCAATCGCTATTGATGGAACTGAGATCTTCAAAACCATATTAGAAAGCATACTCAAAGAATTAATATAAGAAGCAGCTAATATATTACCAACTTCAGATAAAGCCGACATATCCATATCTGTAAATTCTCTACTTTCATTATTGTTTTTAAAAAGTAAATTTAGTAAACAGCGTGCAGAATCTATATCCAAAATAAACATAATATTGCCCTTTATGTCTCCATTCATCTCAAAATAAATACCAGCAACTGGTTTCTCTGCTCCACCTAGTACATTTGCTACTTCATCAAAGTCTAAAATTTTTACTTGGGGTACATTCATATCTATCTTCTTATTTATTATACTTGATAATGCAGTTGCTGCATTACCAGAACCTATGTTACCTATTTCTTTTAATACATCCAGTAACATAATATTTAAATTATTTATATCCATTATTAACACCTCTAAATATTTGTAATATTGTCTATAAAACTTTTTTCAGATTTAGAAGCATAATTAAATTTCCGTCTTTTTTTCCTATACCTTTAATAAATTCAACCGTATTTGTCTCTCCTATCGTAGGAGGATTATCCACTTCATTATCATTCAAATGAATTACTTCTGAAGAGGAATCAACTATCAACCCAATTACAAAATCTTTTATTGAAACAATTATAACTCTAGTCTCATTATTATAATCCGTTATTGATAACCCAAATCTTTCTCTTAAATCAATAACTGGAATAACTTCCCCACGTAAATTTATAACTCCTTTAACATAAGGTTTTGTATTTGGCACCCTTGTTATATTTGTAATCTTCTCAATTGTTTTAACATACTCAATTTCAATTCCATAACTTTCATTTTCTAATTTAAACAAAACATATTGATTTGTATTTACACTTTCTATAGAATTCAAAGTCTCACCTCCTACTTAAAATAAAGAATTTATATCAAGTATAAGAGATATGCTACCATCTCCTAAAATTGTCGCTCCTGCTATATACCTAGTTCCAGATAAATATTTTCCTAATGACTTTATTACTATCTCTTGTTGCCCTATAAGCTTGTCTACAATCAGCCCAGCCTCTTTATCTCCTTTTTTTGCAATAACTGTAATTAATTCTTCGTTTTTATCTATTTTATCTGTCTTTTCAATTCCTAAGACTTGACCTAATCTGATTATTGGTAATGTTTTATTCCTAAATAGAACTACTTCATGATTCTGTACCTTTCTAATAGTTTGACTCTTAATAGTTGTAATTTCCTTTATAGAACTTAAAGGTAATGCATAAATTTCATCTTGTAGTTTTATTAACAACGCTTGAATTATTGCTAATGTTAGCGGTATTCTTATTGTAAATTTAGTACCTTTCCCTTTTGCAGTTTCAACTTCAATATTACCACCTATGGATTCAATTTTATTTTTGACTACGTCTAAACCAACACCCCTACCCGAAACATCTGATATTTGTTCAGCTGTACTAAAGCCAGCTTTAAAAAGCAAAGAAATTATCTCTTCTTTAGACATATTATGTGCTATTTCTTCGGTTATTAGTTTTTTATCTACCGCTTTTCGTTTAACTTTTTCCAAATCAATACCTTTACCATCATCTTCAACTTCTATAACTACATTATTACCGTCAGGATAAGCTCTTAAATATAAAGAGCCAAATTCCTTCTTGCCAATTTTTAATCTTTCTTTTGGACTTTCTATTCCATGATCTATTGAATTTCGAATTAAATGTATTAAAGGGTCCCCTATCTCATCAATTACAGTTCTATCTACTTCTGTTTCTTCACCAGACATAATTAGTTTAATATCTTTCCCTAACTCTTTTGATAAATCCCGTACCATTCTAGGAAATCTGTTAAAAACTCTATCTATGGGTACCATCCTTACTTTCATAACTGCATCATGTATACTAGTAGTAATTCTTTCTAAATATTCAATTGCTTCATTCATGTTATGATTTTCAGAACGACCACCAACTTCTTCCATCCTTGTTTTAATAATAATTAGTTCACTTACAAGATTCATCAAATTATCAAGTCTATCAATATCAACTCTAACAGTTTTTCCTACTATATTATTTTTCTTTTTAGTTTTTTTCTCTGTTCTTTTTTGAATTTTATTATGTATATTATTAGTCTCATCTATAATCTTGTCATTACTCATGCTATTCATATTCTCAAGTTTTCTCATTTCAATCATTTCAATATCATTTATCTTATTAAGTTCATCTAAAATAGTATTTTTATCATTTTTACTTAAAATGGTTATCGAAAAACTTAAATCAAAATTTTCATCTTCTATATCTTCAACTGAAGGTTTTGAATAAATTATTTCTCCATATTTCTCCAATGTATTAAATACAATAAATGCTCTTGCAGCTTTTAACATGCAATCTTCTCTTAATGTTATATCAATCGTATAAGCATTTAATCCCTTTTCCTGTGCCTTTTTTACAATATTAATAGCATATTGACTAAGATTTTTTAAATTATCAGCTTGCTCTGTTTTTATGCTAGTTTCGGATCGACATCCTTCATTATTATTCAAAACAGAATTTAATTTAATAATTAAATCTCTATTATCTTGTTCGCCTTCTTCACCTTCAGTAGCTATAATATTAATATATTCTTCGAGAGCATCAAAACACTTAAATAATAAATCAATAATATCTGTATTAATAGCTAATCTATCATTTCTTATTGCATCTAGTAAATTTTCCATCTCATGTGTCAAATTTGCTATTTTGTTAAATCCCATTGTCCCAGACATACCTTTTAAAGTGTGTGCTACTCTGAATATTTCATTAATCAGCTCTTTATCATCTGGATTTTTTTCTAAACTTAATAAACTCCCATTTAAATTATGTAAATGTTCTTTAGATTCGTCTATAAATATATCAAGATATTGACTAATATCCAATTATAACACCCCCAATTTGTTTAAAATTTCATTTGGAATTGACTCTAAAGATAATACTTTACTTATGCCCCCAATATTTATTGCAGCCTTTGGCATTCCATAAACAACACAACTTTTCTCATCTTGTGCAATAGTAAAACCATTATTTTCTTTAATATGCTTTATACCCTGACTCCCATCAGACCCCATTCCAGTTAATATTACACCTATTTTTTTTAGATATTTAATTTTCGCAACTGATTCCATTAAAACATCTACAGATGGTCTATGTCCTGAAACAGGTTTTTCTTTATTTAATCTTATATAAACTTTATTAACGCCTACTTCATCTAATGTCATATGGTAACCACCTGGAGCAATATAACAATGTCCTCTTCTTACAAGCTCTCCATCTTCACCTTCCTTTACTACAATATGTGACATAGAGTTTAATCTATTAGCTAGCGATTTAGTGAAACCCTGTGGCATATGCTGCACAACAACTAAAGCTGCATTGATTTCATTTGGTAAAGCCGGTATTATTGCCTGAAGTGCTCTTGGCCCACCAGTAGAAGTTCCTAAAGCAACTATATAATCCATTTTCTCTTCTTTATTAGTTATAGCTATAGAATTATTTTTTGAAACTATATGATTGTCTATTACAGTATTTAGTAACACAGCATTTGCAGCTACCTTAACCTTCTTTATAATTTCTTCTTTTTTTTCTTGACTTCCTACCTTAAAAATATTAGTTGGCTTTGTAATAAAATCAACAGCTCCATATTCTAAAGCTCTCAAAGTTGCTTCAGCTCCCTGGCTAGTCAAACTGCTGAGCATTACAACTGGTTTTCTAAATTTTTTCATAATCTCTCTTAATGCTTCAATACCATCCATAACTGGCATTTCAATATCTAATGTAATAACATCTGGATTTAAATAAGATACTTTGTCTAAAGCATCTTTACCATTCTTAGCAGTTCCTATCACTTCAATTATTTCATCACTAGATAAAATATCACTTATTATTTTACGCATAAATGCTGAATCATCTACAACTAGAACCTTTATCATTTAGATCAGTCCTTTTTTTCTTAATCTTCTTTGTTGTTCAAAAATATATTTAATCAATCGTTCTCTATCTTCATCTTCAATTTCAATAAATTTTATTCC includes:
- a CDS encoding chemotaxis protein CheA, with product MDISQYLDIFIDESKEHLHNLNGSLLSLEKNPDDKELINEIFRVAHTLKGMSGTMGFNKIANLTHEMENLLDAIRNDRLAINTDIIDLLFKCFDALEEYINIIATEGEEGEQDNRDLIIKLNSVLNNNEGCRSETSIKTEQADNLKNLSQYAINIVKKAQEKGLNAYTIDITLREDCMLKAARAFIVFNTLEKYGEIIYSKPSVEDIEDENFDLSFSITILSKNDKNTILDELNKINDIEMIEMRKLENMNSMSNDKIIDETNNIHNKIQKRTEKKTKKKNNIVGKTVRVDIDRLDNLMNLVSELIIIKTRMEEVGGRSENHNMNEAIEYLERITTSIHDAVMKVRMVPIDRVFNRFPRMVRDLSKELGKDIKLIMSGEETEVDRTVIDEIGDPLIHLIRNSIDHGIESPKERLKIGKKEFGSLYLRAYPDGNNVVIEVEDDGKGIDLEKVKRKAVDKKLITEEIAHNMSKEEIISLLFKAGFSTAEQISDVSGRGVGLDVVKNKIESIGGNIEVETAKGKGTKFTIRIPLTLAIIQALLIKLQDEIYALPLSSIKEITTIKSQTIRKVQNHEVVLFRNKTLPIIRLGQVLGIEKTDKIDKNEELITVIAKKGDKEAGLIVDKLIGQQEIVIKSLGKYLSGTRYIAGATILGDGSISLILDINSLF
- the pyrH gene encoding UMP kinase, with the protein product MKEVKYKRIILKLSGEALAGDKGFGIDKATIMNIAKQIKILNELDVETSIVVGGGNFWRGKKSGVGMDRTTADYMGMLATVINALAMQDALESLGVYTRVQTAIEMRQIAEPYIRRKAVRHLEKGRVVIFAAGTGNPYFSTDTTAALRAAEIEADVILLAKKGVDGVYDSDPLLNPDAKKFEVIDYKDILNLGLGVMDSTAASLCMDNQIPIIVFGIEQPENIVKVVMGEKIGTQVKEV
- the tsf gene encoding translation elongation factor Ts, whose protein sequence is MAVTASMVKELRERTGAGMLDCKKALVEANGDLEKAVEILRKKGLSKAAKKAGRVAAEGIVDSYIHGGRIGVLVEVNSETDFVAKNEEFRQFVRDIAMQIAAQNPKYVSREEVPTEVIEKEKEILKQQALNEGKPEHIVEKMVEGRLEKFYKEVCLLEQPFIKDPDVTIKDLVTEKIAKIGENIKIRRFVRYEVGEGIEKKQENFAEEVAKQIKM
- a CDS encoding DUF342 domain-containing protein, translated to MVFRTDKDFEFKFLEDGVYICINNMARNAISLSDVLERINRKQIKEYDLDIIVDVINGSKSGFVRFAPKQEEILINEEVLIDISKDKMYGYVTLLPPDGGKNIEFDEFVNKVKEIIKYGLNYEKLREIFENKVYNKKICIAKGKKPVQGKDGYIVWHFNIENKHKPKILKDGSVDYRNLNIINNVKKGQLLAERIPATTGENGVAVTGEIIPSIKGKEKILKAGKNVVLSDDGNSAYALKDGQVIYQDEKIVVYEVYEIIGNVDNATGNIYFNGTVKIKGNVITGFCVKAMSDIEINGVVEGAIVESNGNIIVKRGIQGYHKGKLISKGNIYTKFIENSNIYANLDIHAEAIMHSKVISGNNIEVNGKKGLIVGGVCKAKNEIRAKTIGSQMGTITVLEVGIDPELKQKHTELKNRINEIRLNIEKVDKTIKVFTRLVKNNSLPDEKKELLVKIIDSRQVLTNELETLKEQLINIEEKIKLQTNGKVKVEKEIFPGVKIAIGNSVMFVRERLGPCTFMNVDGEIRITSFEK
- a CDS encoding chemotaxis protein CheC, with product MDINNLNIMLLDVLKEIGNIGSGNAATALSSIINKKIDMNVPQVKILDFDEVANVLGGAEKPVAGIYFEMNGDIKGNIMFILDIDSARCLLNLLFKNNNESREFTDMDMSALSEVGNILAASYINSLSMLSNMVLKISVPSIAIDMAGAILSVPAIQFGYISDKVLFIETQFKEGNNLVTGNLFLIPELDSFETMLKKLGVVEI
- a CDS encoding chemotaxis response regulator protein-glutamate methylesterase codes for the protein MIKVLVVDDSAFMRKIISDILSSDEIIEVIGTAKNGKDALDKVSYLNPDVITLDIEMPVMDGIEALREIMKKFRKPVVMLSSLTSQGAEATLRALEYGAVDFITKPTNIFKVGSQEKKEEIIKKVKVAANAVLLNTVIDNHIVSKNNSIAITNKEEKMDYIVALGTSTGGPRALQAIIPALPNEINAALVVVQHMPQGFTKSLANRLNSMSHIVVKEGEDGELVRRGHCYIAPGGYHMTLDEVGVNKVYIRLNKEKPVSGHRPSVDVLMESVAKIKYLKKIGVILTGMGSDGSQGIKHIKENNGFTIAQDEKSCVVYGMPKAAINIGGISKVLSLESIPNEILNKLGVL
- a CDS encoding sigma-70 family RNA polymerase sigma factor, with product MTIEEIWDRYKSTNNIEFKQKLIEEYVYLVKIVAGRLYNYYNGNIEFDDLLSYGVFGLIDAIEKFDINRGLKFETYAQIRIRGAIIDNLRKLDWIPRSLRKKAKALEEVVRELENNLGRTVTYKDVAKKLNIDQKEVEELFKEISIYNIVSLEDIFASGNDIVFRDSYDTPEGQFEKKEIKSIIRETIDKLPEKEKLVISLYYYDELTYKEISEILGVSQSRISQLHSKALTSIKSKLKHIGILS
- the frr gene encoding ribosome recycling factor, with the translated sequence MYLEVHKTTEEKMKKTLKVYKEELVGIKAGRANPALLDRIMVDYYGTSTPLKQIANISAPEPRLLVIQAWDANAVPAIEKAIIKSDLGLNPSIDNKVIRLNIPQLTEERRKELIKHLKKLTENAKVAIRNERRDANDHLKKMEKTGELTQDDLRKAEEEVQKLTDRYIEEINKLFEKKEKELLEV
- a CDS encoding chemotaxis protein CheD; protein product: MKVVKVGMADLAVSKSPCIITTLGLGSCVGIALYDRINKIGGLAHIMLPSSLDIKNNSNKAKFADTAIEILIDKMIKIGANKNNIVAKLAGGSQMFKFSTQNEMLRIGDRNVIASKKKLKEYGIPIVAEDTGGNYGRTIELNCEDGTLMVRTIGRGCKYI
- a CDS encoding chemotaxis protein CheW, whose protein sequence is MNSIESVNTNQYVLFKLENESYGIEIEYVKTIEKITNITRVPNTKPYVKGVINLRGEVIPVIDLRERFGLSITDYNNETRVIIVSIKDFVIGLIVDSSSEVIHLNDNEVDNPPTIGETNTVEFIKGIGKKDGNLIMLLNLKKVL
- the rpsB gene encoding 30S ribosomal protein S2, with the protein product MAVITMKQLLEAGVHFGHQTRRWNPKMAEYIFTERNGIYIIDLQKTVGKIEEAYKFIKEIVENGGQVLFVGTKKQAQESIKQEASRCGMHYVNQRWLGGMLTNYKTIKKRVDRLHELKRMEEEGTFDVLPKKEVIKLRHEAERLEKFLGGIKNMKGLPDVLFVVDPRKEKIAVKEARTLGIPVVAIVDTNCDPDEVDYVIPGNDDAIRAVKLLTQTIANAVLEGKQGEQDNE